Within Pseudomonas brassicacearum, the genomic segment AATGCCGGTAGGCGCAAAATGGCGCCTGGTGATTCCGTCGACCCTGGCCTATGGCGCCGAAGGGGCGGGAGATGTGATCCCGCCGTTCACGCCATTGGTGTTTGAAATCGAATTGCTGGGCGCGACGACCTGATGCCGGCCCAATAAAAAACGGTGCGCAATGCGCACCGTTTTTTCATGACTGCGAAACCCTCAGGCCTGGACCGCGTCTTCTGCCTTGTGAGCGGTGTGCAGCACTTCGATCAGGCAGTCTTCCAGTTCGAAACGTTCGTGCAGCAAGCCGCCCAGCTCCTTGAATTTTTCCGCTACGCACTTGCCTTCATCGCACAGGTCGTTGAACGCCAGCAGCTTTTCGGTAATGACGTCGATGCGCGGGTAGATCTGCTCGGCGAGCTCCAGGCCGCGCTTATCGTTGAAGGCCTTGGCCTCGCCCGTCAGTTGTTCGTAGATCTCGAAATGCCCGGCAGACACATAGTCGACCAGCACACCGCAGAACTCCTGCAAGGGTTTGCGGCTTTCGCCCAGCGCTTCAGGCCTGTCGCCGAGGGCATCATAGGCTCGAACCAGTTCGTGACGCTCCTGCAGCCAGCGATCGATCAGCAGATGCACCCCACCCCAGCGTTCCTGAGCATTCTGACAACTTTCGAGCATGGTGATTTCTTCCCTTGTGAGTCATGCCACTCGCAGCCTGTGCACGCCTGATGATCAGGGACAAGCCAGACATAACATGAGCGAGCGGCACAATTCCAATAACACGTGCGGGCCAGATTATGCCCGCACGACAATGGCTTCAAGGTACGCAGGAGATAAAGTTCATACAAGTGTTTAATCCAGGGCCCGGACCACCTGCGGCGTATCGCCGCTGAGCGGTCGTACCAGAGCACTCCAGGCAAGGCGCAGCAGCAGATAGGTCATCGCGCTGGACACCGCGAGAAAAAACAACAGGCTCCATTCGGGGACGCTCAGGTCGAACAGCGTCCAGGTGACATTCGCGCAGTCCACCGCTCCGTCCAGGACGCGATGCACGGCCCCCCACCAGGAATCTGCCCTCTGCAACTGCGCAATACAATCAGGTACCGGTTCGAAGGAAGCGCTCTGCACCAGAACCTGACGCCATGCCAGGACCATTCCCACCGACGCAAAAACCAACCCCATCGCCCCGTAGCAAATGCTGCCTCTTTGACCTGGGCCATGTACGCAGGCCACGAGGCCAGTCACCAGGAACAGCATCAGACACAACCGCTGCAACACGCACAGGCTGCAAGGTGTCAGACCGACTGCATATTCCAGGTAGCTGGCTATGCCCAAAGCCAGGGCTGCGGCGATGGAAGCCATGAGAAACAAGAAGCGTGAGCTGGCCAAAGACATGGCGGTTCCGTAACAAAAGAGACAAGCAGTTACGGTAGAGGAAAGCCCTTGGGCCTTTCAAGGCAGGCCCGCGCAGACACTTCACCAGGGATGTAGGGAAATCCCGACAAGCCAAAGAGGATTCAGCGCGATGGGCTGTAGGACTTTACTAATGGCGTGACCAAAGCCCCTAAAACGGACCGGTGCTCGTCCCCTCTCTTTCGAGGTTTACACACACCTGTGGCAAGCAAGCTTGCTCCCGCCGGGCTGCATGCAGGACCTGTGTAGCTGTGTAGCTGTGTAGCTGTGTAGCTGTGTAGGAGCTGTCGAGTGCAACGAGGCTGCGATCTTTCCAAAGACACTTGAATCTCAAGCGAAAGATCAAAAGATCAAAAGATCAAAAGATCGCAGCCTTCGGCAGCTCCTACAGGGTATCAGCCGAGCGAGAGCAAGCGCCCTCTCCACAATTATGCCCTCTCAGGTGGACAACACCTGGGCCGGAACCGGCAACGGCGCGGCCAGCAGGCGCTCGTCCAGCAGCCCCAACCCCTCCTGGAACAACTGGTTGCTGCGCTCGGCATCCCCCAGTTGCGCCAGCAATCGCGCCAGTTCAGCACAGGCTTCGGGATTGCGTTGGACGCGCAAGCTGCTTTCCAGGTAATCCCGCGCCTTGCCCCACAAGCTGTTCTGCAGGCATAGACGCCCCAGGGTCAGCAGCAGGCTTGGATCGGCCGGGTGATCCTTGAGCCAGCCTTCGGCCATTTGCAGTTGGCGGATCGGATCATTGCCACGAACCAAGCCGTACAGGCGCGCCAGATGGCTGTCGTAGTGACGCTTGAGCGCTCCTCGCAGCACCTCTTCGGCCTCGACCTGGGCGCCCAACTGGCGCAACTGCTCGGCATAGGCCAGCACCAACGCCGACTCCTGGCGCTGCGCGGAGGTCAATTGTTGCCAGGCGCGATTGAGCGACTGCAAACCGACGCTGCCGTCCTCCTCACGATGGGCTGCCAGGGTGAGGTTTTCGCCCCAGGCGCGACGCTCCAATTCAGCCAGTTCAGCCGGCGGCAGGACCTTGTCCTTGCGCAGCTCCGGCAACAGCCGGATCACCGCCGACCAGTCGCCGCGTTGCTGATGCAGTCGTTGCAGTTGGCGCAAGACCTGGGCGTTATGGGGATGGCGCTCATGCATGGCCTGCAGCGTGCTCAACGCACCGTCCGTGTCGCCTCGGTCCGTCTGCAATTGCGCATGCGTCAGGGCAATGGCCAGTTCCGCCTGGGGCTGACGCTCCAGGGCGCGCTCCAGCAAACTGTCGCTCTGTTCGTAAAGACCTTGTTCGTTGGCCGCACGGGCGGCACCGAGGTAATACAGCAGCGGCTGGCGCTCGGCTTCGGCGGCACGATGCAGGTGCCGCTGGGCACTGGCCCAGCGTCCTTCGGCCAGGTCCAACTGGCCGTGCTCGATCGCCACTTGCACCCGACGGCTGCGGTTGCGCCGCGACCACGGGTTGACCACGCCACTGGACGTGGTCACCAGCCCGATCAGTGCCCTCAGGCCTCGCCACACCAGCCAGAGCACCGCCACCAGCGCCAGGGTGACCCACAGGCCGGCTTCATAACGGAAGTTCTTGTACGCCACCAACACGTAACCCGAATGCTCGGCAATCGCCACGCCCAGCAAACCGGCGGCAGCGATGACCACGAACAGAATCACGTAGAGACGCTTCATGGCGTGGCCTCCTGCGCGCCGGGCGCGGGCAGCGGCTTGACCGACTCCTGGGCATTGAGGTTGCGGCGCTCAAGGTAAGCCTGGACGCTGCTCAGCGTGCCCGTCAGGTCCGGGGTGACCACCGTCACCGGCTGCTTGGACAGCTCGACCACGCGCTCAAGCATGATCTTGCTTTGCGGGTTGTCCTGGTTGAAGTTGTTCTTCAATACGTCCCGAGCCTCGGTCAGCGCCTGGGTGTAGACCGATGCCTGACCATTGAGGGCGGCCCATTGCGCCTGCTCCAGCGCCAGGCTCAAGGCCAGGCGCACTTGCACAAGGCTTTGCCCGGCCAGTAGCGGACGGACGTTCTCATCGGCGTTGAAGTCGATACGGATATAGCGCGAGATCTGCTCCCACCACTGCGCCCAACGACTGGCGCCATCGCCGTCGGCGGTCAGGCCCAGCAGGGATTCACCGCGGTCCTTGTACTCGGGCGCCAGCTCGGTCAGTTCCAGGACCTGGTCACGCAAGGCACCCAGTTGCAGGAACAGCCCGGTACGATCCGGTTGCTCGGTGCTGCGCAACGCGGCGAGGGTCTTGGCCAGTTGCTCGCGGGCGGCGAACGAGCCGGGGTCGTTCTGCTCGCGCAGGATTTCGTCAGCCCCCTGGACCAGCGCCTGGGCACTGTTGATGTCCTGCAGGGCGGAAAGACGCAGGCTGGCCAGGCGCAACAAGTGCTCGGCCTCGGCCAGGCGCCAATCCTTGCGACTGGCACCGAGCACGGTTTCCAGGCGCTGGTTCAGGTGCTGCTGGTCACTTTGCAACTGGGCCACCAGGCGCCGCCGCTCCTCCAGCTCTTCGGCCGGGGGCAATTGCGCCAGGCGTTCACTCAGGCGTTGCTCGTTGAGCTTGAGGGTCTGGGCCTGGTCATTCAGCGCCTGGACCTGGGCGGACTGCTGCTGGTTATTGGTTTGCAGGTGACGCACCTGCCACACACCCCAACCGCCCACGGCCACGCCGGCGGCCCCGAGCAGCAATGCAACAATGGCCAACCCGTTGCCGCGACGCGGCGCCATCGGGGGCGGAGTTTCAACCGGCGCATCGATCGCTGGCTGGTCTAGATCTTCTTTTGGCAAGGCTGTTTCGCTCACGTATCCATCCTTTGCATTAGAAAACGGCACGCAGTGGTCCCGTAATGCCGCCAGCAAAGCCGCGGCATTGGCGCCACGACAATCCACAACAGTTCGGGCCCCGGCGGCACGCGCCATCTCGGCAACCCTTGGGCTTGGAACAAACAACGGTAACCGCGCCAAGGCCGGCCACGCATCGCCGGCCAGCCGCTGCAGATGCTCGAAGCCCTGCCCACTGCTGACCACCAGGGCATTCAAGCGTTCCGCTTCGACTTTCGCCAGTAACGCCCCTTCGCCGTAATGGGGCAAGTGGCGGCGGTACAATTCCAGATAATCGACACTAGCACCTTGCTCGCGCAAACGCTCTGCCAGCAAGCCACGCCCACCTTCGCCCCGCACGATCAAAACCTTGGGGTCGGGCCGCGCGACTGCCTGGCGCAAGACCAAGTGCTCCAGCAAGGCTTCGCTGTCATCGCCGTTATCGGGATAAAACACTGTGAGGCCGGCATCGACGAGGATCTGTCCGGTGGCCGCGCCCACGCTGAACCATGGTTGGTCTGGAGGCTGGGGCCAGTATTGGCGCAGCAGCTCGACACACAGACGTGCGGCAGGTTTGCTGACCACGATCACGGCAGAGTATTGGTCCAGCGCCTGGAGTATCGCCCGCCCGGCATCGGACAGCGGGACCGGCTCGATATCCAGCAAGGGCAGGCTGCTGCTATAGACCCCCGCTTCGGCCAGGACCGCCGCCAGCGCAGACGACTCGTCTGCCGGCCGGGTGAGCAACAGCCGCCAGCCCGTCACGTGTGGCCGGCCTCGCCATAGACCGCCTTGAGAATATCGGCGGCGCCCTGGCTCAACAGGTCTTCGGCCACACGCACGCCCAACGCCTCGGCATCCTGGCGCGGCGCCCGGGCGTCGGCGCTGAGCAGCCGGCCACCGTTGGGATCCCCCACCAGACCCCGCAACCAGACCTGTTCGCCTTCGAGCACGGCGTAACAGGCGATCGGCACCTGGCAACCGCCATTGAGGTGTTTGTTGAGGGCGCGTTCGGCGAACACCCGCGTGGCGGTATCTTCATGGTGCAACGGCGCCAGCAAGGCGTGGATTTCGCTGTCGGCGCTGCGGCACTCGATACCCACCGCCCCTTGCCCACCAGCCGGCAGGCTGTCGTCGACGCCGATGGCCGAGGTGATGCGATCTTCAAAGCCCAGGCGAATCAGGCCGGCGGCGGCGAGGATGATCGCGTCGTACTCACCAGCATCGAGCTTGGCCAGGCGTGTATTGACGTTACCGCGCAGGAAACGGATTTGCAGATCCGGACGGCGCGTCAGCAACTGTGCCTGGCGGCGCAGGCTGGAAGTGCCGACCACACTGCCGGCAGGCAATGCTTCAAGACTGGAAAACGTGTTGGAAACGAACGCATCGCGTGGGTCTTCCCGCTCGCAGATGCAAAAAAGGCCCAGGCCTTCGGGGAAGTCCATGGGCACATCTTTCATCGAATGCACGGCGATGTCGGCTTCGTTGTCCAGCAACGCGGTCTCCAGTTCCTTGACGAACAGGCCCTTGCCGCCGATCTTCGACAGCGGCGAGTCCAGCAGCTTGTCACCGCGACTGACCATGGGCACCAGGGTCACGATCAGGCCGGGATGGGCGGCTTCCAGGCGGGCTTTGACGTATTCGGCCTGCCAGAGGGCCAAGGCACTTTTACGGGTGGCGATGCGGATCTCGCGAGGGGACATGGATCAATCCGTACTTAAAAGATACGGCAGATAATAACAGCTCAGCCAAAACCGCTTTGATTTGAATCACGACCCCAAGGCCTCCCTGGCCGTCAAATCCTCGAAATCAAACACATCGAACGCCTTGGACCGCCGTATCAAAGCTGCTGCATCATCTTGCGCACGCCGGCCACGTGTCGCCGGCTGACAATCAGCGCATCGCCATT encodes:
- a CDS encoding Rsd/AlgQ family anti-sigma factor, which gives rise to MLESCQNAQERWGGVHLLIDRWLQERHELVRAYDALGDRPEALGESRKPLQEFCGVLVDYVSAGHFEIYEQLTGEAKAFNDKRGLELAEQIYPRIDVITEKLLAFNDLCDEGKCVAEKFKELGGLLHERFELEDCLIEVLHTAHKAEDAVQA
- a CDS encoding disulfide bond formation protein B; protein product: MSLASSRFLFLMASIAAALALGIASYLEYAVGLTPCSLCVLQRLCLMLFLVTGLVACVHGPGQRGSICYGAMGLVFASVGMVLAWRQVLVQSASFEPVPDCIAQLQRADSWWGAVHRVLDGAVDCANVTWTLFDLSVPEWSLLFFLAVSSAMTYLLLRLAWSALVRPLSGDTPQVVRALD
- a CDS encoding heme biosynthesis protein HemY, translating into MKRLYVILFVVIAAAGLLGVAIAEHSGYVLVAYKNFRYEAGLWVTLALVAVLWLVWRGLRALIGLVTTSSGVVNPWSRRNRSRRVQVAIEHGQLDLAEGRWASAQRHLHRAAEAERQPLLYYLGAARAANEQGLYEQSDSLLERALERQPQAELAIALTHAQLQTDRGDTDGALSTLQAMHERHPHNAQVLRQLQRLHQQRGDWSAVIRLLPELRKDKVLPPAELAELERRAWGENLTLAAHREEDGSVGLQSLNRAWQQLTSAQRQESALVLAYAEQLRQLGAQVEAEEVLRGALKRHYDSHLARLYGLVRGNDPIRQLQMAEGWLKDHPADPSLLLTLGRLCLQNSLWGKARDYLESSLRVQRNPEACAELARLLAQLGDAERSNQLFQEGLGLLDERLLAAPLPVPAQVLST
- a CDS encoding uroporphyrinogen-III C-methyltransferase, which produces MSETALPKEDLDQPAIDAPVETPPPMAPRRGNGLAIVALLLGAAGVAVGGWGVWQVRHLQTNNQQQSAQVQALNDQAQTLKLNEQRLSERLAQLPPAEELEERRRLVAQLQSDQQHLNQRLETVLGASRKDWRLAEAEHLLRLASLRLSALQDINSAQALVQGADEILREQNDPGSFAAREQLAKTLAALRSTEQPDRTGLFLQLGALRDQVLELTELAPEYKDRGESLLGLTADGDGASRWAQWWEQISRYIRIDFNADENVRPLLAGQSLVQVRLALSLALEQAQWAALNGQASVYTQALTEARDVLKNNFNQDNPQSKIMLERVVELSKQPVTVVTPDLTGTLSSVQAYLERRNLNAQESVKPLPAPGAQEATP
- the hemC gene encoding hydroxymethylbilane synthase; translated protein: MSPREIRIATRKSALALWQAEYVKARLEAAHPGLIVTLVPMVSRGDKLLDSPLSKIGGKGLFVKELETALLDNEADIAVHSMKDVPMDFPEGLGLFCICEREDPRDAFVSNTFSSLEALPAGSVVGTSSLRRQAQLLTRRPDLQIRFLRGNVNTRLAKLDAGEYDAIILAAAGLIRLGFEDRITSAIGVDDSLPAGGQGAVGIECRSADSEIHALLAPLHHEDTATRVFAERALNKHLNGGCQVPIACYAVLEGEQVWLRGLVGDPNGGRLLSADARAPRQDAEALGVRVAEDLLSQGAADILKAVYGEAGHT